DNA from Krasilnikovia cinnamomea:
CAGGCGTGGGGTGACGCGGGGCGGTGCGCCAAGGAAGCGCCGGTACAAGGTGTCCGGGTCGGCCTCCGCGATCGCCTCGGACAGCGCCGCGGCGTCGCGCGGCACGATGGGGCGGATGAAGACGGTACGGTCGTCGCGCAGGTGTACCACCCGCTCGTAGTGTGTGGGGTAGCTCGGCGGCATGTCGGCGGGATCCAGTCGTGCGATGCGGGCGGTGCGTTCCGGCCCTTTCGCTCGGCTTTGTCGTGGTGGCAGCGTCATGGGTGTGGCCTATGTGTCATGTCGGGCATTGTCCACGGACCCGTGCGGCCGGCGGAGGCAGGTGCCTGCGGCACAGGACGGCCGAGCTGACGACGTTCAGCTTGGCCGGAGTGCGGCTCATCCGCGACATGTCGCAGGCGTGTGCGTCACGGCCCGGCGCCCGTCGTGGCGATCCCCTGCCTATGACACTGCCGAGGGGGTTTGATCTGTCTGCCGACGGCGGATCCATCGGGCCAGCTCGTCGATACCCCACACGATGAAGGGGAAGGGGAGCAGCAGGGCCAGTTGCTGCGGGGGGAGCGCCGCCGTGCCGAACACCGTCTGCAGCGGTGGGGCGTATATCAGTGCGGCGGTGAATGCGAGTTCGAAGATGATGCCGTAGATCAGCAGGCGGTTGCTGAACAGTCCGATGGCGCGCAGCGAGGCGCGGTCGGTGCGGGCGGCGATGGCGGTGCCGACCTGGCAGGCGACGATGCCGGCGAATGTCATCGTGGTGGCTTGAAGGTAGGCGTGGTGCAGCGGCGAGCCGGGACCGGTCGGGTCGCCGGGACGCCATCCGGCCTGCCAGAGGGTGAGTAGGAAGGCGCCCATGACGAGGACGGCGGAGGTGACACCGAGCAGACCCCACGCGCGCGCCAGCAGGCGCCGGTCGATGACGCCCGCTCCGGGCGGTCGGGGCGGCCGGGTCATCAGGCCGGGTTCGGCGGGCTCGCGGCCCAGGGCCAGCGCGGGCAGCGTCTCGGTGCCCAGGTCGATCGCGAGGATCTGCAAGACGGTCAGTGGCAGCGGGATCAGGCCACCCGACAGGGCGTAGATCAGGAAGGGGACGACTTCGGGCACGGCGTGGGCGAAGATGTAGAGCACGAACTTGCGGACGTTGTCGAATACGCGGCGTCCGGCGTCGACGGCCCGGACGATGGTGGTGAAGTTGTCGTCGGTGAGGACCATGGTGGCCGCCTCGCGGGCCACGTCGGTGCCGGAGCGGCCCATGGCTACGCCGATGTCGGCGTGCCGCAGTGCGGGGGCGTCGTTGACTCCGTCGCCGGTCATCGCGACGATCTCGCCGCCGGCTCGCAGCGCCTCGCAGATGCGCAGCTTGGCCTCGGGGGAGGAGCGGGCGAAGACGATCTCGTCGGTTCCGGCGACCAGGTCGTCCAGCTCCTGTTCGCTCATCCGGTCGAGATCGGCGCCGGCGACGATGCGCGGTGCCGCGCCGCCGATGCCGACCCGGCGTGCGATCTCCGCCGCGGTGGGGCCGTAGTCGCCGGTGATGACGTGGATCCGCATGCCCGCGCCGTGGGCGGCGGTCACGGCGTCGGCCACCCCGTCCCGGGGCGGGTCGACCATCGCGATCAGCCCGAGCAGTGTCAGTTCAGTCTCGGCTGTCTCCCGGCCGGTGGGTATCGGGCCGTCGACCGGGCGTTGCGCCACGGCCAGGACGCGCAGGCCCGCCGCCGCGTACCGGTCCATCGCGGCGGTCAGCTGTGCGCCGTCGAGGCCGGTGGTGCCGGCCATCGCGGTGCAGCAGGCCAGCACGCTCTCGGGGGCGCCCTTGGTGTGGACGACGGCGACGCCGTTGACGCGGTCCACGGTCGACATGCGCTTGATGCGCGCGTCGAAGGCGAACACGGCCGCCCGTGCGGCGTCACGCTCCCGCCCGGACACGCCGGTACCGAGGTCGGCGGCGAGGCGCAGCAGTGCCAGCTCGGTCGGGTCACCGCTGCCCTCGGCGGCGCCGTCGCCAGGTAGCCGGGCGGTGGAGCACGCGGCAGCGGCCGCGGCCAGCGCGAGGGCGTCCGGGTCCGCGGCGACGCCGGTCGCGGGCACGTCGCCGGCGCCGGGCAGCCACAGCCGTACGGCCCGCATGCGGTTTTCGGTGAGGGTCCCGGTCTTGTCCGTGCAGATCACGGTCGTGGAGCCGAGGGTCTCCACGGCGGAGAGCCGTTTGACCACCGCACCGCGGCGGGCCAGTTCGCGGACGCCGACGGCCAGGGCGAGCGTGATCGTCGGGAGTAGCCCCTCCGGTACGTTGGCCACGATGAGGCCGATGGCGAAGCTGACGGCGGCCGCCCATCCGAGTCCAGCGAGCAGGCCGAGCGGCAGGAACGCCGCGCCGACCAGCACCGCGACCGCTGCGATGATCCAGGTGGCGCGGGAGATCTGCCGTTCCAGTGGGCTGGGCTCGGTGCGGACCCGCTGGGAGAGGGCGGCGATCCGGCCGATTTCGGAGTGCATGCCGGTGCGGGTCACCACCGCCGTGGCAGCGCCCGCCGTGCAGGCGGTGCCGCTGAACAGCAGATCTTGCGCTTCCAGCAGCGGCCCGGGTTGCGCGGCGGCGCCCGCGGCGCGGGCAACCGGCGCAGATTCGCCGTTGAGGGCGGACAGGTCGATCGCGACGGCCCCGTCGATCAAGCGGGCATCCGCGCACACCCGGTCGCCCTCCGCGACGAGCAGGATGTCTCCGGGGACCAGTTCCCGAGCGACGACGGTTCGTTCGATGCCGTCGCGTATCGCCCGCGCGGTCGCGGGCAGGTATGCGGCCAGCGCCTCGACGGCCTTCTCGGCCTGCATCTCCTGCATGAACGCGAACGCCGCGTTGAGCAGGATGACCGCGACGACCGCGACGGCCAGCGGCGCATTACCGCTGAACCAGGCGAGGGCGGCGGCCACGAACAGCAGCACGGCCAACGGCTGCGTGAACTGGTTCAGCAGTTCCCGCGGCCACCGTCGGCCGCCGCGCCGGACCAGTTCGTTGGGCCCGTACACGATCAGCCTGCGGGCGGCCTCCCGGCCGCCGAGCCCCGCCGGGGACGTACGGAGGTCACGGAACAGCGCGGTGAGCGGCTCCTGCTCGTCGATGGCGGTCTGCGGATCGTCGGCGGGATACGTCGTCCGGGCCATAGGTTTCACCGTTGGCGATTCGCCCCGCTTGGCACAGGGGCGAGCGGCCCAGCCGATGCGGCCGTCCGGCCCGGAGATCTGTGCCCCCGCCCCGTCAGAACCCGCCGGTGGTCTGGGCTGCCTTGGCCCAGCGTCGGCGTACCGCGTCGGCGTTCTCCAGCTCGTCGAGCTGCGCCTGGGCCACGGCCAGGGCCGCGCCGAGCCGGGGGATCCAGCGGTGTTCGAGCGCGCGCAGCCGCTGCCGGGTCAGCGCCGTCTCCCGTTCCACCACATCGACCGCGCGGCGGGCGGCGGCGTACTCGGCGCCTGCCGGTACGGCGGCGCGCACCGCGGCCTCGGCGCACACCAGCGCGCTGGAACCGGGTGACACGTCGTCCGGATGCCGGTCCGGCAGGACGCACTCGACCGCGGTCGGGTACCGCAACCCCATCAGGTTCGTCCAGGTGTACGACGCCGTGGCCGACGGTGGCAGCGCGGCGAGCCGGAGGCCCCGGTCGCCGCCGAGTGCGCCCGCCCGGTCGAGCCACCGCTGCGCCTCCATGGCGCGGTGGTGCCAGCGCTTCGCGCTCTCGTCGGCGAGCCGGAGCAGACGGTCACGTTCCGCGCTCAGCATGGCCAGCTTGCGGCGCAGCAGGTCGGCGGCGGAGTCGGCAGCCGCCAGCCGGCGCCGCAGCACCAGCGCCCCGGCCCGGCCCGGCGGCACCCGCAGCGCGGTCATGCCGGTGGTCCCTTCGCGTCGAGCA
Protein-coding regions in this window:
- a CDS encoding cation-translocating P-type ATPase; this translates as MARTTYPADDPQTAIDEQEPLTALFRDLRTSPAGLGGREAARRLIVYGPNELVRRGGRRWPRELLNQFTQPLAVLLFVAAALAWFSGNAPLAVAVVAVILLNAAFAFMQEMQAEKAVEALAAYLPATARAIRDGIERTVVARELVPGDILLVAEGDRVCADARLIDGAVAIDLSALNGESAPVARAAGAAAQPGPLLEAQDLLFSGTACTAGAATAVVTRTGMHSEIGRIAALSQRVRTEPSPLERQISRATWIIAAVAVLVGAAFLPLGLLAGLGWAAAVSFAIGLIVANVPEGLLPTITLALAVGVRELARRGAVVKRLSAVETLGSTTVICTDKTGTLTENRMRAVRLWLPGAGDVPATGVAADPDALALAAAAAACSTARLPGDGAAEGSGDPTELALLRLAADLGTGVSGRERDAARAAVFAFDARIKRMSTVDRVNGVAVVHTKGAPESVLACCTAMAGTTGLDGAQLTAAMDRYAAAGLRVLAVAQRPVDGPIPTGRETAETELTLLGLIAMVDPPRDGVADAVTAAHGAGMRIHVITGDYGPTAAEIARRVGIGGAAPRIVAGADLDRMSEQELDDLVAGTDEIVFARSSPEAKLRICEALRAGGEIVAMTGDGVNDAPALRHADIGVAMGRSGTDVAREAATMVLTDDNFTTIVRAVDAGRRVFDNVRKFVLYIFAHAVPEVVPFLIYALSGGLIPLPLTVLQILAIDLGTETLPALALGREPAEPGLMTRPPRPPGAGVIDRRLLARAWGLLGVTSAVLVMGAFLLTLWQAGWRPGDPTGPGSPLHHAYLQATTMTFAGIVACQVGTAIAARTDRASLRAIGLFSNRLLIYGIIFELAFTAALIYAPPLQTVFGTAALPPQQLALLLPFPFIVWGIDELARWIRRRQTDQTPSAVS
- a CDS encoding V-type ATP synthase subunit D gives rise to the protein MTALRVPPGRAGALVLRRRLAAADSAADLLRRKLAMLSAERDRLLRLADESAKRWHHRAMEAQRWLDRAGALGGDRGLRLAALPPSATASYTWTNLMGLRYPTAVECVLPDRHPDDVSPGSSALVCAEAAVRAAVPAGAEYAAARRAVDVVERETALTRQRLRALEHRWIPRLGAALAVAQAQLDELENADAVRRRWAKAAQTTGGF